In a single window of the Littorina saxatilis isolate snail1 linkage group LG3, US_GU_Lsax_2.0, whole genome shotgun sequence genome:
- the LOC138961401 gene encoding inhibitor of apoptosis protein-like, producing MALQESHMTQNVTRFLPDPTRNPDIDLAHLGYRLATLAALPSSFPVSRVKLADEGFYFRGQGDEMTCYSCHMRYSGWAQTDNPVEIHRRFSPQCAHVLRKDSEHSAGSAISNEHFTASGSRLDHGSLMNGEREHSTHDALTNGLVTEGTNAERRSVYGSMVNGDRGLSVGNAPSNGHATAAGNTEVNRVGHTPLVNGAPTVFSTPVEDGDGSDPTSRRPASSARATGPSSHRTGASASVTPTSAARGRTTISHSDSRPGTRESNSSILSMSDSSSGENRASINRATSSTNVNRTQPLNTAPEHDSIDTTDSRPLSTSNGLPRGDTSSNNTRRPPFELSHSDTVGTDSRSLTTSRAVPDGETNISNRPSSNASRSASVRDREDSGGVEARPSLFPQPGLDLGGAVYPMYQDMASRRRTFTQCQWDDSQAPPLDYVILCGMFYAGYADCVRCFYCGVGLKHWAPTDDVWTEHVRWRPGCGYLRAIKGDDFIGETQRRLGIEISGGSRDTAQNTNAPHAASVTQQPVTAAISTSSSSHRSPMTTSTTAPRSSSPSPEASRSSVSASDTATTTVTTGGQTGSVSFSGASRNTSNVPRTSRSDPTSQPISQPTSQPTSQPTTVGSGQNSTTLTSALRASTSSNQTTRNVQVSQASQNQSSRTTATDRATPATTTAVTGAATAATAAAAASLRRSGYVHWDACDGRQNGVRSVAVESSGEERERLARLRQENNRLSQRLQCRVCHNAPIDTILMPCGHLVLCESCAGSVTSCPLCHDAIRATARVHME from the exons ATGGCCTTGCAAGAGAGTCACATGACCCAAAATGTGACCCGGTTTCTGCCCGACCCAACACGTAACCCTGATATTGACCTTGCTCACCTTGGATATCGCCTAGCAACGCTCGCCGCACTGCCGTCGTCATTTCCGGTGTCAAGGGTCAAGCTTGCTGACGAGGGGTTCTACTTCCGGGGCCAAGGTGACGAGATGACGTGTTACAGCTGTCACATGCGGTACTCTGGCTGGGCACAAACCGACAACCCCGTGGAAATTCACCGACGATTTTCACCGCAATGTGCGCATGTGTTGAGAAAAGACAGTGAACATTCTGCTGGAAGTGCTATCAGTAATGAGCACTTCACTGCGTCTGGCAGCAGACTAGATCATGGATCTTTGATGAACGGAGAAAGAGAACATTCTACCCATGATGCGCTTACTAATGGTCTTGTTACTGAAGGAACCAATGCAGAGAGAAGATCAGTCTATGGTTCCATGGTTAACGGAGACAGAGGACTTTCGGTCGGTAATGCGCCAAGTAACGGACATGCTACTGCAGCAGGCAACACCGAAGTCAACAGAGTAGGTCATACTCCCTTGGTGAACGGAGCACCAACCGTCTTCAGCACCCCTGTGGAAGATGGCGATGGTTCTGACCCGACTTCTCGACGACCTGCTTCTTCTGCACGTGCAACAGGTCCATCGTCACACAGGACAGGTGCTAGTGCTTCTGTCACACCTACCAGTGCAGCCCGTGGAAGGACAACTATCTCCCATTCTGATTCAAGACCCGGGACTCGTGAAAGCAACTCCAGCATACTGTCGATGAGTGATTCGTCTAGCGGTGAAAACAGAGCCAGCATCAACCGAGCAACAAGCAGCACGAATGTCAATAGAACTCAGCCTCTCAACACTGCACCTGAACACGATTCAATTGATACTACTGATAGCAGACCCCTCTCAACGTCTAACGGTCTACCTCGTGGAGATACAAGTAGCAACAACACAAGAAGACCACCCTTCGAACTCTCACATTCTGACACCGTCGGAACTGACAGCAGATCCTTAACGACTTCCCGCGCAGTCCCTGACGGAGAGACCAACATTTCCAACAGACCCTCTTCGAATGCATCCCGGTCTGCAAGCGTCAGAGACAGGGAGGACAGTGGCGGGGTAGAGGCTCGCCCCTCCCTGTTTCCCCAGCCAGGGCTGGACTTGGGCGGAGCCGTGTACCCTATGTACCAGGACATGGCCAGCAGGAGGCGGACCTTCACCCAGTGCCAGTGGGATGACTCTCAGGCCCCGCCCCTTGACTACGTCATTCTCTGTGGCATGTTCTATGCTG GTTACGCAGACTGTGTGCGGTGTTTCTATTGTGGCGTTGGTCTCAAACACTGGGCGCCGACTGATGACGTGTGGACAGAACACGTGCGCTGGAGGCCCGGATGTGGATACCTGAGAGCAATTAAGGGTGATGACTTCATTGGAGAAACACAGAGGAGATTGGGAATCGAG ATTTCTGGAGGGTCTCGGGACACAGCACAGAACACAAACGCTCCACACGCAGCAAGCGTGACACAACAACCCGTCACGGCCGCCATCTCTACGTCCAGTTCTTCCCACAGATCCCCGATGACTACATCAACTACAGCCCCACGGTCCTCTTCTCCCTCTCCTGAAGCGTCCAGATCTTCTGTCAGCGCAAGCGATACGGCTACAACAACTGTCACCACCGGAGGTCAAACTGGGAGTGTTTCGTTCTCCGGAGCCTCGAGAAACACAAGTAACGTACCTCGTACTTCAAGAAGTGATCCAACTAGCCAACCAATTAGCCAACCAACTAGCCAACCAACTAGCCAACCAACTACAGTCGGTTCAGGTCAAAACTCCACCACATTAACGTCAGCCTTGAGAGCCTCAACCAGCTCAAATCAAACGACAAGAAATGTGCAAGTTAGCCAGGCATCTCAGAATCAATCGTCACGAACAACTGCAACAGACAGAGCAACGCCAGCGACGACTACAGCAGTAACAGgtgcagcaacagcagcaacagcagcggcagcagcatCGTTGCGAAGAAGCGGCTACGTTCACTGGGATGCGTGTGATGGAAGACAAAATGGAGTGCGGAGCGTTGCCGTGGAATCCAGTG GCGAAGAGCGTGAGCGTTTAGCTCGACTTCGACAAGAAAACAACCGATTATCCCAGAGATTGCAGTGTCGAGTTTGTCACAATGCACCCATTGACACCATTCTCATGCCGTGTGGACATCTCGTTCTCTGCGAGAGCTGCGCGGGATCTGTGACGTCATGTCCGCTTTGTCATGACGCTATCCGGGCCACTGCTCGTGTGCACATGGAGTAG
- the LOC138961069 gene encoding uncharacterized protein, which produces MALQESHMTQNVTRFLPDPTRNPDIDLAHLGYRLATLAALPSSFPVSRVKLADEGFYFRGQGDEMTCYSCHMRYSGWAQTDNPVEIHRRFSPQCAHVLRKDCEHSAGSAISNGHFTASGSRLDRGSLMNGEREHSTHDALTNGLVTEGTNAERRSVHGSMVNGDRGLSVGNAPSNGHATAAGNTEVNRVGHTPLVNGAPTVFSTPVEDGDGSDPTSRRPASSARATGPSSHRTGASASVTPTSAARGRTTISHSDSRPGTRERNPSILSMSDSSSGENRASILSMSDSSSGENRASILSMSDFSSGENRPTVSDKRRFNN; this is translated from the exons ATGGCCTTGCAAGAGAGTCACATGACCCAAAATGTGACCCGGTTTCTGCCCGACCCAACACGTAACCCTGATATTGACCTTGCTCACCTTGGATATCGCCTAGCAACGCTCGCCGCACTGCCGTCGTCATTTCCGGTGTCAAGGGTCAAGCTTGCTGACGAGGGGTTCTACTTCCGGGGCCAAGGTGACGAGATGACGTGTTACAGCTGTCACATGCGGTACTCTGGGTGGGCACAAACCGACAACCCCGTGGAAATTCACCGACGATTTTCACCGCAATGTGCGCATGTGTTGAGAAAAGACTGTGAACATTCTGCTGGAAGTGCTATCAGTAATGGGCACTTCACTGCGTCTGGCAGCAGACTAGATCGTGGATCTTTGATGAACGGAGAAAGAGAACATTCTACCCATGATGCGCTTACTAATGGTCTTGTTACTGAAGGAACCAATGCAGAGAGAAGATCAGTCCATGGTTCCATGGTTAACGGAGACAGAGGACTTTCGGTCGGTAATGCGCCAAGTAACGGACATGCTACTGCAGCAGGCAACACCGAAGTCAACAGAGTAGGTCATACTCCCTTGGTGAACGGAGCACCAACCGTCTTCAGCACCCCTGTGGAAGATGGCGATGGTTCTGACCCGACTTCTCGACGACCTGCTTCTTCTGCACGTGCAACAGGTCCATCGTCACACAGGACAGGTGCTAGTGCTTCTGTCACACCTACCAGTGCAGCCCGTGGGAGGACAACTATCTCCCATTCTGATTCAAGACCCGGGACTCGTGAACGCAACCCCAGCATACTGTCGATGAGTGATTCGTCTAGCGGTGAAAACAGAGCCAGCATACTGTCGATGAGTGATTCGTCTAGCGGTGAAAACAGAGCCAGCATACTGTCGATGAGTGATTTTTCTAGCGGTGAAAACAGA CCCACTGTCTCTGATAAGAGGCGATTTAACAactga